TCATCGAGCCCGGTATAGTCATCCACCAGCAGAACAGATCCGCCTCCGGTCAGCCCGCGGAACGGGGCAGCACCCAGCGCCCAACCCCCGAAGACGAGAGTCAGCCTGCTGTCATCCGATTGCGCCAGCCACCGGTGTTTCATTGCTGCCCCCCGGCCAAAGCGACCATCGCGCTGGTGATCCGGCTGAGTTCATCAGGCGAAACAATGTAAGGCGGCATACAATAGATGTTGCGCGCAAAGGGGCGCAGCCACACTCCGGTTTCAGGGGCCAGCCGGTGAGCGACAGAAGGATCAACCGTTTCCTTCATCTCGATAACGCCAATGGCGCCGAGAACCCTGACGTCTGCTACGCCCGGCAAACCGCGTGCTGGTTCCAGCTCGGTCCGCATCTGGTCTTCGATATCTGCGACCTGGCGTTGCCAGCTCCCCCCGGCAAGAAGACCAAGGCTGGCCGATCCTGCGGCACAGGCCAGAGGGTTGGCCATATAGGTCGGGCCGTGCATGAACACTCCGGCCTCACTGTTGCCAATGCCATACGCCACCTGCTTGCTGGTTACGGTAGTAGCAAACGAGATATGCCCCCCGGTCAATGCCTTGCCCAGACACATTATATCCGGGGTGATGCCCGCATGATCGGTGGCAAACAGCTTGCCGGTTCGGCCAAACCCGGTTGCGATCTCATCGAAAATGATCAGCACGTCATGGGCATCGCACATGGCGCGCGCCGCGCGCAGCCATTGGGGATGATAGAAATACATGCCGCCGGCGCCTTGAACCACGGGTTCAAGGATCAGGGCTGCGAGGTGATCACCCTTGTCGGCCAACAGTCGTTCCAGCGCCCCCAACCCGTTCAGCGCCGGGTCTTCCGGCCAGTCATCCCCCAACCGAACCTGGGGACGCGGCAGGAAGTGCTGGATCGACAAAGCGCCTCGGAACAGCCCGTGCATACCCGTGACCGGGTCACAGACGCTCATCGCTTTCCACGTGTCACCGTGATAGCCGCCCCGAATTGTGGCAAACTCGAATTTGCGGGTGCGGCCATGGGCCATTTGGTACTGCACCGCCATCTTCATCGACACTTCGACCGAGACAGACCCACTGTCGCAATAGAAAATGCGATCCAGCCCCTCGGGCAACATGTCGACCATCCTGCGCCCCAGGTCTATGGCCGGACGGTGTGTCAGCCCCCCGAACATCACATGAGGCATCTTTTCCAGCTGGGACTTCATGGCGGATGTGATTTCGGGATGCTTGTGGCCGTGGATGGCGCACCACCATGACGACATGGCGTCTATCATCTTTGCGCCGTCCTCCCGATAGAGATACACCCCCTCGGCCCGGTCAATCAGGTGCATCGCACCGGGATCGGCCACGTTGGTATAGGGATGCCAAAGGTGGTGGGCGTCAAACTCCAGCGGGGTCACAGAAACCTCCGTATGGTCGCCACGTCTATGGCCGAAAACGCATCTGACAAGCTTTGCTGAGTCAGGTCTCCAAGATATGGCAAGCGTCCGAGATGTCGAACCTTGCTCATTTCGACGATGGTTTGCTCCACGTCAGGCTCCGGATTTCCGACAAAGGCAACGCCGACCACCTCGCACCCAGCGCTTCGAAGCGCCATAAGGGACAACGTGGTGTGGTTGATCGTTCCCAGCGCCGTTCGTGCGACCAGAACGACCGGGGCCTGCCATTGGGCGATCAGATCCAGATAGTAGGATTTGCGGTTCAGAGGCACCATCAGCCCCCCTGCCCCTTCAACAACCAGCGGCCCGTCCACGTGCGGCAGCGCAAGCCGGGACAGATCGATCTCAATGCCCATATCTTCCGCAGAAAGATGGGGTGAGGCAGGCATGTTCAGGCGATACGCTTCGGGCAACACGTCCACGCCGGACAAGGTGCAGACGGTTTCCGTGTCCGTTGCATCCTCGAGGCCCGATTGAACCGGCTTCCAGTAACTGGCGTTCAGGGCCGCCGTCAGGCCAGCCGAAAAAACTGTTTTTCCGACGCCGGTGTCGGTTCCGACAATGACCAGAGCGCTCATGCGGCCTCCGACTGATGGCTGGAGATGGTTGCGAACAGGGCCGAAATGTCCTTTGGACTGACATTCCCGGTGATCGAGACACGCAGACGGGATGTGCCTTTTGGAACGGTAGGCGGGCGAATGCCGCGAATGTCGAACCCCTGATGTTGCAAAGCCTGTGCCATCGCCATCGTGCGGGCCTCATCCCCAAGAACGACGGGAATGATCTGGCTGTTCAAGGCCGTGCCAGGCAACCCTGTTTCACGGGCCGCATCATGTGCATGACGCAGACGTTTGCGTGCAGCAGTGACCAAATCGTCAGTCCCGGCCAGTTCACGCAGGACAGCCCGTACCAGCGCAGCATTCAGAGGGGACGGCGCCGTTGCAAAGATAAAGGGTCGTGCGCGGTTGATCAGGGTATCGATCATCGCACGCGGGCCACAGATCAGCCCGCCGGAAACTCCAAGCCCCTTGCCGCAGGTATGCAGGGTCAAAAGGTCAACGTTCAGATCATGCGCCAGACCTTTGCCATTTGCCCCGAAAACGCCAGTGGCGTGCGCCTCATCCACGATCAGAACGGCTTCGGCTTCACGCGCCAGACATGACAGGTCCTTTAGCGGGGCCAGATCGCCTTCCATGGAATAGACGCTTTCAACAGCAATCCATACCTGACCCGGTCCACCAGCGGATCGCCACTCGGTCAAAACGTTGCGCGCATCCGCGGCGTCGTTGTGACGAAAGGCGCGCAGATCCGCTCGGCTGGTACGCATCCCCTCGTGGGCGCTGGCGTGAACCAGTTCGTCATACAAAACCAGATCCCCGGCCGCTGGCAGCGTGGAAAAGATTGCCTGATTTGCCTGAAACCCTCCACCCATAAACAATGCGGCCTCGGCCCCAAAGAACGCAGCTGCTTCATGTTCCAGCGCCTCATGCTCCGGGTGATTTCCCCGCAGCAGACGCGAGCCGCCCGAGCCTACGGGCACGCCGCGCGCCAGCGCTGCCTGTGCCGCCTCTTGCAACAGGCTTGACCCGGCCAACCCCAAATAGTCGTTGGACGCAAAATCCAGCCCCCGCGCCGGGATCAGAGCCCGACGGCGGTGCCGGGCTTCCAGTGCATCGAGCATGGATTCCAGTCGTTCGACTGCTTTCATTCGGCGGCTTCCGTGCGGTTGTGTTCTTCAGCCGTTTCGGCCTGAAGGCCAAGTTTCGCAAACAGGATCGAGTCGGTGTCTACTTCGGGGTTTTCCGCCGTCAAAAGAGTTTCACCGACAAAGATGGAATTTGCCCCGGCGAAGAAGCACATCGCCTGCATCTCGTCGCTCATGTCACTGCGACCGGCGGACAACCGAACATAGGCTTTGG
This DNA window, taken from Ruegeria sp. YS9, encodes the following:
- the bioA gene encoding adenosylmethionine--8-amino-7-oxononanoate transaminase → MTPLEFDAHHLWHPYTNVADPGAMHLIDRAEGVYLYREDGAKMIDAMSSWWCAIHGHKHPEITSAMKSQLEKMPHVMFGGLTHRPAIDLGRRMVDMLPEGLDRIFYCDSGSVSVEVSMKMAVQYQMAHGRTRKFEFATIRGGYHGDTWKAMSVCDPVTGMHGLFRGALSIQHFLPRPQVRLGDDWPEDPALNGLGALERLLADKGDHLAALILEPVVQGAGGMYFYHPQWLRAARAMCDAHDVLIIFDEIATGFGRTGKLFATDHAGITPDIMCLGKALTGGHISFATTVTSKQVAYGIGNSEAGVFMHGPTYMANPLACAAGSASLGLLAGGSWQRQVADIEDQMRTELEPARGLPGVADVRVLGAIGVIEMKETVDPSVAHRLAPETGVWLRPFARNIYCMPPYIVSPDELSRITSAMVALAGGQQ
- a CDS encoding 8-amino-7-oxononanoate synthase, whose amino-acid sequence is MKAVERLESMLDALEARHRRRALIPARGLDFASNDYLGLAGSSLLQEAAQAALARGVPVGSGGSRLLRGNHPEHEALEHEAAAFFGAEAALFMGGGFQANQAIFSTLPAAGDLVLYDELVHASAHEGMRTSRADLRAFRHNDAADARNVLTEWRSAGGPGQVWIAVESVYSMEGDLAPLKDLSCLAREAEAVLIVDEAHATGVFGANGKGLAHDLNVDLLTLHTCGKGLGVSGGLICGPRAMIDTLINRARPFIFATAPSPLNAALVRAVLRELAGTDDLVTAARKRLRHAHDAARETGLPGTALNSQIIPVVLGDEARTMAMAQALQHQGFDIRGIRPPTVPKGTSRLRVSITGNVSPKDISALFATISSHQSEAA
- the bioD gene encoding dethiobiotin synthase, yielding MSALVIVGTDTGVGKTVFSAGLTAALNASYWKPVQSGLEDATDTETVCTLSGVDVLPEAYRLNMPASPHLSAEDMGIEIDLSRLALPHVDGPLVVEGAGGLMVPLNRKSYYLDLIAQWQAPVVLVARTALGTINHTTLSLMALRSAGCEVVGVAFVGNPEPDVEQTIVEMSKVRHLGRLPYLGDLTQQSLSDAFSAIDVATIRRFL